In Corticium candelabrum chromosome 1, ooCorCand1.1, whole genome shotgun sequence, the genomic stretch CATTCATTATAGCGAGGCGAGGTCGTCCGATCGAATTTGTTGTTCGCTATTGGAAGCATTGCATTGGCAGTCCAATATTTTGGCTACGAGATGAAAATCGCAATTCAACAGTTTGGATGTGGACTGACGGCAAGTATGACGAGATGGCTGGAAAGAATTATTCTGTCTATTCAAGACACCGTCATTGTTTCCTCCTCTTCATTCCTCCTCATTTGCCCGTGGGCGATTACGAAGTGACGGTGAAGCATTCTTGTTCACAATTTCCCAAACAGTTGGTGCACGTTCAGGTCATATTTGACGTTGAACAAAATTATAGGAGCAAGAGAGGAGCAGGCGGACTACCAAATTATTTGGTGGACGAATATCTTTACAACGACTTGGGCTTTCTGTTCGTGGGAGCCAGTGGAGTGCGATGGGACTATGCTGTCAGATCACAGGCAGTGACGAGGACAAGACTTGAGATAGAAAAGCGTATGAATGCGAACGAACTTGCTAATACATATCTCTATGCCCGTGCACTTACTCGTTACTTGGGAGACCCACTAACGGCAACTAGAGTCTTAATAGGAAGATGGGATGGAAGGTATGGCGACGGTATAGAACCATGGCGTTGGGCTAGCAGCGCGGACATATTTAATCGCTGGCTACCATTGAAAAATCCTGTAAAGTATGGACAGTGTTGGGTATTTGCCGCTTTACTTACGAGTCTTCTCAGATCCAGAGGTATTCCTGCCAGAGTGATCACCAATTATAAAAGTCATCATGACCGAGGCTTAGCAAACAACCGCCTATCAGTTTTAAGACAGTATGACAAAATACAACAAGCTGATGAATCCGTGTGGAACTTCCACGTGTGGTCAGAGGCTTGGATGGCTCGACCGGACTTGAAGCAACCAGCAAATTGGAATGCTCTAGATGCAACACCACAGGAGCCTTCACCCTTAGCAGTTGGCAATCATTACCAAACTGGTCCAGCTTATGTACCATACGTCAAGCAAGATTTACTTAACGATGTTAACTATGATACCAAATTTGTCACAGCGGAAGTCAATGCAATAAGGTGGTGTCCAATCAATCTCTTATATTATAGGAATGAAGTAGGTGTTAGTATAGTAACTAAGGTACCTGGAAGAGGCGCTGCGGTATATTCATACAACAACCCATTGTATATAACTGGGAATTACAAACACTTGATTGGGAAGAGAAGTACAGACAGCAAAATCCTACTGCCTCCACCTTATTCTGGATGTCGTCGAGAAAATGGCCTCAGACTATCAGCTAGTCCGGAGATACCATCGGTTGGGCAGACATTCAATCTCTTTGTTACTCAAGGAAACACGAGCGTGCCAGAGAGTAGTTTGTTAGTGTTGATGGAACCGATTGTTTACACATCACAATCCCTTGGAATTGTCAGACTGTTCCTAGAATCTTCATACATTACTGTTACCGAGGATGACTATCTCCCTTACTTACAAAACACGACAATCTTTAAGTTCAAGGTGGGCGTGTGCAATTCATCTGGCCATTTTGTGTTTCATGATGCTCTTCTTCTTCGCTTGGCGTATGACAGTTTGAGCATGCAagtgacaagaaaagaaacCGGTCCTGATTCCGTTGATTTGGTGGTAACCGTTAGCTTCGACAATCCATTCTCAATTCCTCTTACTGGCGTTGTACTGTATGTCTTCGCCCCCAGTTTTGATGTCTCTACTGAACATCTTCCTGACATTCCACCAGCAAGATCTATGTCTCGCACGGTGACTGTGGGCTGTGGATCAACAACGGGCTCAAGATTTATATTAGCAACGCTAGACACAGCAGAGACGTTTAAGTCAGTTAGAGGATATGCTACTGTGGAGTGTACGGCGGCCAATGGTCGTTAACCCGTAGTGCGCTTCTGTGAGGAGGATGTGACCATGCAGAAACCGTTTTGTTGCTTTCCATGTTGCTTTTCTTGTTGCTTCTCGCTCTAATTGGACATATTGACTGCTGCTGAATTTTTCGTGACTATACAATGCTTAATAGCTCGTAGATTCTGCGTCTTAGAGTGAGAGTGGGTGTCTCAGCTCAAGTGTTTGTAACTGTTGCTTAGTGTCGCTTTGGTGCTATTTTCGTATGTTACAGCATTGTACTGTCAAAGTTTGCTGTTATCAGTTTGACGTTAAACAGTTGTGGTAGAGTCTCATACTGGACCTCAAGTTGTCTCATAGTCTCACACTGGAATTCAAGTTtttaaacaaacacatatagtAATTTAAGAAAATCGACCTTTATATACTTTGACAATACGGTTGACTTGATACGATTTCTGAatttcaaacaaagacacaaataTATTTGTTGGTGAGAGGGGAATTCTCATCTGCCACTCGTCGAGCCTCCTCTGTATTGAAATCCATTCGATAGAACACATCAGCATGCATTGATCTTGTCAAATCTTCGAAGATAGCCCATGGGTTTTTCTAATGTCTCTCAGCACTCGTTGGGTAATCCAAGGTCGATATTTTTACCATCGACCGACAAACAGCAGTGCCAATACAGGGCGCTACATAGAGGACCAGGCTGTAGATTGACAATGCTAGGCTTAGCCAGATTGATATCATTGATATTGATAATCCGAAGTCCTGTTTCCGAGGTACGTACATACCTAGCCTCATTCAAAGTCCATAGGCCTCTTAGCGCGCGCACCCCGCCCACTTTCCTCTCGCCTGCGCGCCGTAAGAGGGACTGTGAAAGAGACCAGTACATACCCACAATATAGTAACATCTCCTGTCCTGTAATATACTTGATGAAATACAGTAGCCCACCATCTTGCGTGTGACCAGATACTCAAACACATGATTGATACATTGTGCAAGGGGTTGTGGACAATCAAGGTTCTGTCTAAGATCCCAGGAAGTGCACCAATGGTTCTAAGTAAATGTAGCTCTGGAGGGGCTCTTGGAATAAGGGCTGGGATACATTGGGGTTAGGGTTGGGATAGGGGCTGACGTAGCTATAAGTTCTACAAGCTCTGCCTTTCATAGACGATAGAACCGATTGGGGCCGAAGTCTTTAGCCAGCTGTCGCAAATCCTTGACGGTGGGTGCATGAGCCTTGAATTTGAGACATATAGTACGATTCTGTGGCTCTAAAACTATAAATGCTATTTGTCTAATATGGCGCAACTTTTCTCTTGTCACATGTGGGTACACAATGGTGTGTGCGACCGAAATGATTGCTAATGATCTCTAGTAGTGTATTAAATTTGGTGTCACAAATGTTAACACCTGAACTTTTCAGATTCGGTCAACGGTTACACCCAACACACTCGTGATTTGCCTTATATAGATACAGTGGCAATTAAACATTTTGGAAGAGGTTGTAGTCGCAACTTTAGGGTTGCTGAAATTACCAGCGTTGTCGTGTCGAACGAGAACCGAGCACCACAGGGCGAGAGGGTTTGCTATAGGAGGCTGAATCTAGCCCTGCTCTTCCTCGACGTTGCATGCCAAAAATAGAACAGAAACAATACATGGTTAGACTTCGGAGGTCTCTTTCTGCGATCAACAGCACTACCATTCGTTGATGAAAAACTAGATGACTAGAAGGCAGTTGTACACATGCTTTGGAAAATACTCAAGCCTCTTTGGTTAAGTTTAGCAAAGAAAAGAAGCTGGCTTGCCTAATCGCTGTGATAGACTGAATATCCTACCTTGTGTTGTAATTTAGGTGTATTCCAGCGTATGTTTATGTTAGTTGttatctgtctttttgttcTTTCGTAATGCCCTCTCCAGAGGAAACTGTACCTTTATTGAGGTGCGAAAGAAATTATCTTATTATTTGAACTGATTCGGTGTAGAAAGCAATGTTACTTAAATAATTGTCCAGACTTGCTCTGAATAGTTCTTTATACATAATTAgtggtttctttgtttctgtattATGTTATTCATGGAATAGACTAGACTGTATGAATGCCCGTATATCATGTTGATAATGATACTAAACTGTCGCGTATGACCACTAGTGAACTGTTCTTTCACCAGGCTACATGAAGCAATATCATATTCACATAAAAGAGCTATAATCTTTCAATTAAGCGTTTGATCAGATTAACAATCTGGTCAGCACGTTCTGTGCTCAATGCACATTGCTCAACTAAACGCTGCAAGAGACTATACTCCTCAACTGTTAAGTGTTCTTTCAAACTTGTCCTTTGCCATATCAAACTGTACGTGTGACCGTTCCTATAGAAGATCTGAGAGCACAAAGCCCAGTAGTTGAAATCAGTTCTTAACTGAATGCAACTATTTTCCTCCACGTTACATGCACTCTTGCAATTCTCCACAGCACACAAAtcattgctgttgctgcacaTTTGATTGCTGATAGCGGCATTGACAGTATTTGCCATGAACAAACTCTCAATGTCAAGCATCTTCACCCTAAAATTGTCATCGACACCAAAGTTGGATGGATGCAAGTCACAATGATAAAGAAGACCAAGACTCGTTTGTTGGAGTCGGTCGATTATTTGAATCATGTCTAGAACAATTTGCTTCCAGATTATGAAGTTCATACGGTCTTGCTCATTAAATTTAGACTCtataaaatatttcaaatCTCCTTGTGCGAAATATTCAACAATAAGTTGCCGTTCACAATGGCCATAAAACGTAGGTAAAAGCTCACCTCCAGACAAACGTCTGTAATAAAACAGTTCTCTCGAAGGGCTATTATTAATCACCTCCACAACAGAATTCACAAACTTCATAAGCTCATTCTCATCCCACAATCCGTTTTTGTCCAAGTCACTTCCTTTCTTTAAGTTTTCATATTGCATTCTAGAGAATCCTTGCAGAGTAACTAAACCGGGCCATATCCATGCGTTCAGACTATCCTCACTCACATAATGCTCTTCAGACCAAACATGACTTCCAAAGTCAAAAATctgcattgcatctttgttaTAGGGGTACGTTGGAGGTTGCTTCACAACAACGTATCGACCATTCAACGACGCGAGCCAGCAATGATGCGAGAAAACATCTGGATCGTGTTTGGTTAACTTCCTTACAACCTTGAGTGATCCACATTTGAAGAGAAAACAGTCATCGGAGCTGGTGATTTCCGACAATGCTTGGGCTGAGGAAAAGGGTGGCAGTACTTTTTGAAATGCTGGACGGTTATAACACTGTTGCGACTGTCTGACATTGCAAATAAGATACAAACCTACTACCCATATTATGGGGAGCAGAGCTTTCCGTTTGTTACGGAAAATAATAGAAAAAGGAATCACAGACAGGACAGTTAGTAGTATCCAGACCATGCTATAGATGAATTAGAAGCTCCACCGACGATTGTTTTACCTACAGAAAACATTCGCATTAACTTTAACttaaacataatgtttcaatGATCCAATCTGATAGTCATTTTAATCAACAACTTTCTagcaatgctaaaatgatACTAGCTAGATGCAGTATAGATGGTACGGTTAGTCCCTCCTGAGACTtgtaataaacaaaaattatatatatatatattatataatacagataacacagataacacatgtCCGCCCTAAGGATAACACATGACGCTATATATAGCGTCAAGGTATGAAAGGAAACGCGCTCGATGGGGTCCTATCTCGATATGTCAagtactgtagtactgtgaaactgttgcacacacacatgcacgcacgcacgcacgcacacacacacacacacacacacacacacacacacaccgcggGTACACAAGATCTAGTCAAAGCTTATTGCGCATGCagctaaaaaattaaaactacTGAACACCATTAACTATACCAGGCAGAGCAAAATGATGCTATAGTATATTTATACGTTCTTGGCAAGTTTAGCCATCGAGAATTTTCAGATAGAAGAACAAACCTATACAGATGATGCGGTTGCAAGTGACAGACGCAGAAAAGAATTAGACGTTAGTAAACTTTAGAGAAAGCATCCAATGAGAAATAGCAGGTTGATCTCTTTGTTATAAATAACTTACGTGCTGCATTTTCAAAACCAGGAGAGTATTAAAGCCAACAGTAGTAAGTTTAATTCTTGGTTTGCAACGGATATCGCATCTAGACTATTTCAAAGTGGCGGACGGCGTTATATACTGGCTAGCAAATAGAGATGAGGTCTTTCcagtaacgtaacgtaacagCCGACGTATACACTGTCGATTAAGTAATAATATTAAGCATTCACGCAATAACTATTATAAATACCGTAGACCGGGAAATTTTGGCGAAATGGTCCAAATTGtcaatttttgaattttggcGAATATTAATTTGGCGATATGCAGCTCTATAATGGGCTCGTTTTCTGTAGTGTACCTCCCAATAAAGCTCTTACCTCTGGTGTGTACTCGTTGTAGTTCTCGTTCACGTGACTTGTCAGAGGATCCGGAGCTCTAAGACGCTCTATTGTTTGAAGTATCTGTGCAGCGCTATTTTTGCCACAACGGATGTGCGCGTGCGCAACGAGACATTTGACAAATTTGGCAAATTCCAATTTTGGCTATTCACTCGCCAATCGCCAAATCAAAACTGTCGCCAAAATTTCCCGGTGTACAcgatatacatatacatatatgtatatatatatatatatatataatatagtgAGTATTAATGCGGTGTCACCTTGCTACATGAATACCTACAATAGACGTTAACATTTGAGTGGCATCTGCTTTGAATTGATCAGTGACGTAGTGGCTGATACACTATAGTAACTCGCAATAAGCTTGAAGAATGCAGAATACTTCTCTAGACCAAATCCTCCTCTAGACCACTTTCGCGTGGTCGGTGGTTGGGCATCCGTAATCGATACGACAAAATAAAGTTTCCAACTAGCTAATGTGTACACGTGTAGAGTACTCTGCAACTAAACTCGCGCTAGCACAAACCAATGATCTGTACACAATGTAGAAGGACCAACATGAGAAGCATACGTGCAGCTGATTGCGACTgggacagacaacaaaaaccaACCTTGAATGCAGTCTACGTGCAATCAAGACGCTGCAGAGAATGACAAACGTCCTCGCAACCCCAGACTGGCAACGCGAGACTGCTTTGTCAACTAGAAAAATATACATAAATCACTATAATCAATCTCAAACTGACTAGGCATACAAAATATTCAATAAATACACTGCTCCAATAATGTTCTTCAAAGAGTAGCCACTTGCAAGTTCATAGTAACAGTATCTACTATCTGTTCCGCATAAGTGTGAAACttgaaaatcttcaatatctccgctgttttttaGACtctcgcgatgatctcggtatggttagaaaccgctaagtctggcatttctgtttatcaaatatCTAAGCTCTTCCTAATAAAGAAACGAAAAAATTAtactttgcatatcaaagacaaatgggtggagcaatggttataatccaattatcttgtaagaccacggatcagcaactggaactatctaagataattggtgtaacatggtccaactggagcagctcttagtgctcacACCTaatgtgacctctacttcattactcacttccgagttcacacctacagggaatagacagtaggtCTACATGCGCTGTTTGAGCAAGTACTGAAATTATATATGCCATAACTAGCCCtcacccgccctatgggcggtaggAATTGCGCTAACTTAATTTACGGCACGGAATTTTTTAGATAGATTACTGATCATGAATAAATTAAGCATGTACAACATGTGCAATTCAGGAATGCAGACTCAAACTGAGGTAAAACAGTTGACAAAACTTGATGATATAGCTGAGTCTTTTCTCTGGTCCAATCAGCACTGGCGAGTATCCAGGGTCTCATTGAAGCTAAGGCTGTATCTCATGGGACCAATAGGTTGTAAACCAACCGTGAAGTGCCCAGACCGTTACTCAGGTTGCGCTTGGCATGCAACCATTCTGTCAGTAATGCCACCTCAGTACAGGAAATTACAATGCATACCTATAGATATCACTATATCCTGTAATTATGTTGAACATTATATACGTTGCCACTTTCCAAAACGGGTTTTGCATCTCTACAGACACCATCAgctatgtatgtgtatgtatgccaCTGGTCAATATCTACAAATCTATGCAAACACGTGCAATAAGATTTTCTTGTCAAATATATATTCGAGCATATCTAAGACAAACTAGTTTCTCAACATGTCTCTTCCCATAAACAGAAGAACCTATAACTTGCTGTTTATCGACTCAATTTCAAATGCAGACTCAGAGTGAGTCCATGGAATACAAAAATTGCA encodes the following:
- the LOC134195030 gene encoding uncharacterized protein LOC134195030 is translated as MVWILLTVLSVIPFSIIFRNKRKALLPIIWVVGLYLICNVRQSQQCYNRPAFQKVLPPFSSAQALSEITSSDDCFLFKCGSLKVVRKLTKHDPDVFSHHCWLASLNGRYVVVKQPPTYPYNKDAMQIFDFGSHVWSEEHYVSEDSLNAWIWPGLVTLQGFSRMQYENLKKGSDLDKNGLWDENELMKFVNSVVEVINNSPSRELFYYRRLSGGELLPTFYGHCERQLIVEYFAQGDLKYFIESKFNEQDRMNFIIWKQIVLDMIQIIDRLQQTSLGLLYHCDLHPSNFGVDDNFRVKMLDIESLFMANTVNAAISNQMCSNSNDLCAVENCKSACNVEENSCIQLRTDFNYWALCSQIFYRNGHTYSLIWQRTSLKEHLTVEEYSLLQRLVEQCALSTERADQIVNLIKRLIERL
- the LOC134187705 gene encoding protein-glutamine gamma-glutamyltransferase 4-like, with protein sequence MIVVSAILLHSLAISFAFSDECSLPGDSPVLQRRGEMEFDAKVAANMAHHKTDKFRPYVRDGPSFIIARRGRPIEFVVRYWKHCIGSPIFWLRDENRNSTVWMWTDGKYDEMAGKNYSVYSRHRHCFLLFIPPHLPVGDYEVTVKHSCSQFPKQLVHVQVIFDVEQNYRSKRGAGGLPNYLVDEYLYNDLGFLFVGASGVRWDYAVRSQAVTRTRLEIEKRMNANELANTYLYARALTRYLGDPLTATRVLIGRWDGRYGDGIEPWRWASSADIFNRWLPLKNPVKYGQCWVFAALLTSLLRSRGIPARVITNYKSHHDRGLANNRLSVLRQYDKIQQADESVWNFHVWSEAWMARPDLKQPANWNALDATPQEPSPLAVGNHYQTGPAYVPYVKQDLLNDVNYDTKFVTAEVNAIRWCPINLLYYRNEVGVSIVTKVPGRGAAVYSYNNPLYITGNYKHLIGKRSTDSKILLPPPYSGCRRENGLRLSASPEIPSVGQTFNLFVTQGNTSVPESSLLVLMEPIVYTSQSLGIVRLFLESSYITVTEDDYLPYLQNTTIFKFKVGVCNSSGHFVFHDALLLRLAYDSLSMQVTRKETGPDSVDLVVTVSFDNPFSIPLTGVVLYVFAPSFDVSTEHLPDIPPARSMSRTVTVGCGSTTGSRFILATLDTAETFKSVRGYATVECTAANGR